One genomic segment of Vibrio quintilis includes these proteins:
- a CDS encoding type VI secretion system Vgr family protein: MSGLGFRLTIDGVEDDTLVVRDFQGTDAISAGADGLGNPVYGYRYHINIASRSAGLTAVQMVDHTALLEVIRDGFVLQRVHGIIRNFSRGDTGHHHSFYSLTLVPSLERLALRRNSRSFQDLTVPEILSILMKEMEINDYIDGIKRTCAKREFCVQYRESDLEFFHRLAAEEGIMYTFIHQADKHILLLTDDPEGFPTRDEPVLYNNLSGGSSDLPYISSLSEHYQSESNKIQMQDYSFKKPGYSFKQTAEAVNINQLETYEYFDHPGRFKDDGNGKAYTQIRLDALRREYHTATGKSDQPRLQAGLHFYVGDHFDPAMNRDWIVVGSSHQGSQPQALEEGSSAGATTYANQFKLITGDKVWRAMPQPKPQVDGPCVATVVGPDGEEIYCDEFGRVKLHFPWDRYSNTDDKSSCWIRVSQGWAGPQYGTVMIPRIGHEVIVSFLNGDPDQPIVTGRTYHASNKAPYALPDNKTKTVLRTETHQGEGYNELSFEDQSGSEQIFIHGQKDADLITENDEIHHVKNDRHLTIENNRWTHIKKDSHLTVEEETREKITGNQSLVIDGDMHIKAGKVWVNETGTEVHIKAGETVVLEAGNELTLKAGGSFVKVDPGGVSLKGAKIGLNSGGSAGSGSGYAGEDAELPAELEYIKGPKSAKGGGGGGADPSGSGGGSAGSGAIEQTNGGGAGGASSSGGAGGGSAAASSGAGGSSSSAATSGSAAGVAASTAAENMPKITKQALKHAEEKHAAAVKPCPYADGGDS, encoded by the coding sequence ATGTCTGGGTTAGGTTTTCGTCTTACCATCGACGGGGTGGAAGATGACACGCTGGTCGTGCGTGATTTTCAGGGCACCGATGCCATTTCTGCCGGAGCAGACGGACTGGGTAATCCGGTGTACGGGTATCGTTATCATATCAATATTGCCAGCCGCAGCGCGGGGCTGACGGCGGTGCAGATGGTGGACCACACCGCGTTGCTGGAAGTGATCCGCGATGGTTTTGTGCTCCAGCGGGTGCACGGTATTATCCGTAACTTCAGCCGGGGCGATACCGGCCATCATCACTCGTTCTATTCCCTGACGCTGGTGCCGTCTTTAGAGCGCTTAGCACTGCGTCGCAACAGCCGCAGTTTTCAGGATTTAACCGTGCCGGAAATCCTCTCGATTCTGATGAAAGAGATGGAAATCAATGACTACATTGATGGCATCAAACGTACCTGCGCTAAACGTGAATTCTGCGTTCAGTACCGCGAGAGTGATCTGGAATTCTTCCACCGGCTGGCAGCTGAAGAAGGGATCATGTACACCTTTATCCATCAGGCGGACAAACATATCCTGCTGCTGACCGATGATCCGGAAGGCTTCCCGACCCGTGATGAGCCGGTGCTGTATAACAACCTTTCCGGTGGCAGCAGCGACTTACCTTATATCTCGTCGCTGTCTGAGCATTATCAGTCTGAATCCAACAAGATTCAGATGCAGGATTACAGCTTTAAAAAGCCCGGCTACAGCTTTAAGCAGACTGCAGAAGCGGTGAACATCAACCAGCTGGAAACCTATGAATACTTCGATCACCCTGGCCGGTTTAAAGACGACGGCAACGGCAAAGCGTATACCCAAATCCGCCTCGATGCCCTGCGGCGGGAATATCACACCGCGACCGGCAAAAGTGACCAGCCACGGCTTCAGGCCGGGCTGCATTTTTATGTCGGTGACCACTTTGACCCGGCGATGAACCGGGACTGGATTGTGGTTGGTTCGAGCCATCAGGGCAGCCAGCCGCAGGCACTGGAAGAAGGCAGCAGCGCCGGTGCCACCACTTACGCCAACCAGTTTAAACTGATCACCGGCGATAAAGTCTGGCGGGCGATGCCGCAGCCGAAACCGCAGGTCGATGGCCCGTGTGTCGCGACTGTGGTTGGTCCGGATGGTGAAGAGATTTACTGTGATGAATTTGGCCGGGTGAAACTGCATTTTCCGTGGGACAGATACAGCAACACCGATGATAAAAGCTCGTGCTGGATCCGGGTGTCGCAGGGTTGGGCGGGGCCGCAGTATGGTACTGTGATGATCCCGCGGATCGGGCATGAAGTGATTGTCTCCTTCCTCAACGGCGATCCGGACCAGCCGATTGTGACCGGCAGAACCTATCATGCCAGCAATAAAGCGCCGTATGCATTGCCGGATAACAAAACCAAAACCGTACTGCGTACTGAAACCCATCAGGGCGAAGGCTATAACGAGCTGAGCTTTGAAGACCAGTCCGGCAGCGAGCAGATCTTTATTCACGGCCAGAAAGATGCTGATCTCATCACCGAGAATGATGAAATTCATCATGTGAAAAACGACCGGCATCTGACGATTGAAAACAACCGCTGGACGCACATTAAAAAAGACAGCCACTTAACCGTGGAAGAAGAAACCCGCGAAAAAATCACCGGTAATCAGAGCCTGGTGATTGACGGCGACATGCATATCAAAGCCGGAAAAGTATGGGTCAATGAAACCGGCACGGAAGTGCACATCAAAGCGGGTGAAACCGTGGTGCTGGAGGCCGGTAACGAGCTGACCCTGAAAGCCGGCGGCAGCTTCGTGAAAGTCGATCCGGGCGGTGTATCGCTTAAAGGTGCAAAAATCGGCCTGAACTCCGGCGGCAGCGCAGGCAGTGGCAGCGGCTATGCCGGGGAAGATGCCGAACTACCGGCTGAGCTGGAATACATCAAAGGCCCGAAAAGCGCCAAAGGGGGCGGCGGTGGCGGCGCAGACCCAAGCGGCTCCGGCGGCGGCAGTGCAGGCAGCGGTGCGATTGAGCAGACCAACGGCGGCGGTGCTGGTGGTGCTTCATCATCCGGTGGTGCGGGTGGTGGTTCAGCTGCTGCTTCATCTGGCGCGGGTGGTTCTTCTTCATCTGCTGCCACGTCAGGGAGTGCAGCCGGGGTTGCGGCATCCACAGCAGCTGAAAACATGCCGAAAATTACCAAACAGGCACTCAAACATGCGGAAGAAAAACATGCAGCGGCGGTGAAACCCTGCCCTTACGCAGACGGAGGTGATTCATGA
- a CDS encoding LysM peptidoglycan-binding domain-containing protein: protein MPDNVHIVVRGETLTSIAKKHSVTTTTLLMLNPSLRKNPNHIIPGMAIIIRGTGNSLDPRISKMVFNGEKLNIYSISDRLVVSYSAISGLPPHAPHLAQLIAKGRKDLNVDVDYTQSKYQNVNGAGPIPEDTYKLKLKLNMPYDKSKAAGDGAGWGEGGWILTESLTGKLDNFFGGRYGFFLHHDGGAKGTSGCIGIRKAKDMKQLKALLSRAQMKGQQIVPIEVKYK, encoded by the coding sequence ATGCCAGATAATGTCCACATAGTCGTCCGGGGAGAGACACTCACATCTATTGCAAAAAAACATAGCGTCACTACCACGACTTTGCTGATGCTAAATCCTTCTTTGAGAAAAAACCCTAATCATATTATACCGGGAATGGCTATCATCATCAGAGGGACAGGAAATAGCTTGGATCCCAGAATTTCAAAAATGGTATTCAATGGGGAAAAACTTAATATTTATTCAATATCCGATCGGTTGGTCGTATCATATTCTGCGATATCAGGGCTTCCACCTCATGCTCCACATCTGGCCCAGTTAATAGCAAAAGGCCGGAAAGATCTCAATGTAGATGTGGATTATACACAGTCCAAATATCAAAATGTTAATGGAGCAGGACCAATTCCGGAAGACACATACAAGCTCAAGCTGAAGCTAAACATGCCTTATGATAAATCCAAAGCAGCCGGCGATGGTGCTGGATGGGGAGAAGGTGGCTGGATATTGACTGAGAGTCTGACCGGGAAACTGGATAACTTTTTTGGGGGAAGATATGGATTCTTTCTACACCATGATGGTGGTGCTAAAGGAACGTCAGGCTGTATAGGAATCAGGAAAGCCAAAGATATGAAGCAATTAAAAGCGCTTCTCTCCAGAGCACAGATGAAAGGACAACAGATTGTCCCGATAGAGGTGAAATACAAATGA
- a CDS encoding DUF2931 family protein — MPAWKITIATPSLYYVGITEAYGVNIQEDWTMLTHGYSMLGNRSSLDKARRWLGGQYDGFGIPLHTFVNTSGVQIGGGTNVLPDSIYIYWISYIHQPKFYATRYDIPEKVRQFIQTRRTYIRRDGVKRSCYKTNFVFGLLPDGHAKVWLDGCATYTYITELPPAVISNKDIKGFNAERYADGDKHLKQKATRAGITTPLYPIPWDKVNKVYWDHKADKVDSIEDYLSKSGQ; from the coding sequence ATGCCTGCATGGAAAATAACGATTGCCACGCCCAGCCTCTACTACGTTGGAATAACCGAAGCCTATGGAGTCAATATTCAAGAAGACTGGACAATGTTAACTCATGGTTATTCAATGCTGGGGAATCGAAGTAGTCTTGATAAAGCCCGACGATGGCTTGGTGGGCAATATGATGGCTTTGGTATACCACTCCATACATTCGTTAATACCTCAGGGGTACAAATTGGTGGTGGCACCAACGTTTTACCCGACAGTATCTATATTTACTGGATATCTTATATTCATCAGCCAAAGTTTTATGCGACCAGATATGATATACCGGAAAAGGTGCGTCAGTTTATCCAAACCAGACGTACCTATATTCGGCGCGATGGTGTGAAACGTTCATGTTATAAAACTAATTTTGTGTTTGGTTTATTACCCGATGGCCATGCAAAAGTCTGGCTGGATGGATGTGCTACCTATACCTATATCACTGAATTACCACCTGCTGTCATTTCAAACAAAGACATCAAAGGATTTAATGCAGAGCGATATGCTGACGGGGATAAGCATTTAAAGCAAAAAGCAACAAGAGCTGGCATCACAACACCGCTTTATCCAATTCCGTGGGATAAAGTCAACAAAGTTTATTGGGACCATAAAGCAGATAAAGTCGATTCAATTGAGGATTATCTGTCAAAGTCTGGTCAGTAA
- a CDS encoding phospholipase effector Tle1 domain-containing protein, whose amino-acid sequence MSATGAGSHCTTCEKYDHWIELMVVDEHNQSFDKVKGTLTDGSGKKHDIEISDQPLLVEGLAPGRVTLSLQKKPWLKQAQARTPNQADDDPVQQWLDDNPTGHEASERQLQNATMGDFVSKGKTQKTLPERHRAGKAATLKLATDQSYVVKIQGANYITLRLGMFFDGTANNTYSADWGKKKLDAYAGTWRGHYLANKDKPYKDWPAESLEFPNDDDFHWFWQKDEDVESSAANEWTNVQKLYERYVDNILSDDNRAFYHREYITGIGTGNSTEIAKADESTLSQGLGTGNYGVTAKVSTGIEQICKNLPEIVDSIARYSSNIVDGFSKIECDVFGFSRGAAAARHFIHTVLAGKKSQFAKKLRQTCQEEQIFLTPIFDWQSNDQCEITFAGIFDTVAAVAQMTHFDFTPHNNRNGNVRLWLDPKRVKHAVHLTASSQTEYRYNFCLNRFNPAKNFHELSLPGAHSDIGGGYFSRMSFSPDFLLPLFEHKQIAKKTRMIDDDWFSEREYQRVKAHLTEKLQKDYRKEAEAGWNMADYQIRFEKEKIKRGNSDRSALWKITGKLYIQRIVEGDLSRLYLRVMYGLAEFYGVPMQEEDMTGDYLIWDKQSQDPNAKYYWIPDSLFNPVTSTHFPFGELCQQALQLAKQGDIHSLHRLLEDKQISEQLIQLNLVHHSSSTGIANPPNIKHGHYEREVFTCNKNN is encoded by the coding sequence ATGAGTGCAACCGGCGCAGGCAGTCACTGCACGACGTGTGAAAAATACGACCACTGGATTGAGCTGATGGTGGTGGATGAGCACAACCAGAGCTTTGATAAAGTCAAAGGCACGCTGACCGATGGCAGCGGCAAAAAACACGATATCGAAATCAGCGATCAGCCGCTGTTGGTGGAAGGGTTAGCTCCGGGGCGGGTAACACTCAGCTTGCAGAAAAAACCATGGCTGAAACAGGCGCAGGCGCGCACCCCCAATCAGGCAGACGATGACCCGGTGCAGCAGTGGCTGGATGACAACCCGACCGGTCATGAGGCAAGTGAACGTCAGCTTCAGAATGCCACCATGGGTGATTTCGTTTCCAAAGGAAAAACCCAGAAAACCCTGCCGGAACGTCACCGGGCAGGCAAGGCGGCAACATTGAAGCTGGCAACAGACCAAAGCTATGTGGTGAAAATACAGGGCGCGAACTACATCACCCTGCGGCTGGGGATGTTTTTTGATGGTACTGCGAATAATACCTATAGTGCGGACTGGGGAAAGAAAAAACTGGATGCCTACGCAGGCACCTGGCGCGGCCATTATCTCGCCAATAAAGATAAGCCTTACAAAGACTGGCCAGCAGAGAGTCTGGAATTCCCCAATGACGACGACTTTCACTGGTTCTGGCAAAAGGATGAAGACGTTGAAAGCAGCGCCGCCAATGAATGGACCAATGTGCAGAAGTTATATGAGCGTTATGTCGATAATATTTTAAGCGATGATAATAGAGCTTTTTATCATCGTGAATATATAACCGGAATTGGCACCGGTAACAGTACGGAGATCGCGAAAGCCGATGAGTCCACCTTGAGTCAGGGATTAGGCACCGGAAATTATGGCGTCACAGCTAAAGTTTCGACCGGCATCGAACAGATTTGTAAAAATCTTCCAGAGATAGTCGATTCCATTGCCCGTTACTCCTCAAATATTGTCGATGGCTTCAGTAAAATAGAATGTGATGTCTTTGGTTTTAGCCGGGGAGCCGCAGCAGCACGCCATTTTATTCATACTGTGTTGGCTGGAAAAAAAAGTCAGTTTGCTAAAAAGTTACGTCAAACCTGTCAAGAAGAACAAATATTCCTGACACCAATCTTTGACTGGCAGAGCAATGACCAATGTGAAATTACTTTTGCCGGTATTTTTGATACCGTGGCTGCCGTTGCCCAGATGACACACTTTGATTTTACCCCGCATAATAATCGTAACGGCAATGTACGACTATGGCTGGATCCAAAACGGGTGAAACATGCGGTGCATCTCACCGCCTCATCCCAAACAGAATATCGTTATAACTTTTGCCTGAACCGGTTTAATCCGGCAAAAAATTTTCATGAACTGTCTCTGCCCGGTGCCCACTCGGATATTGGTGGCGGCTACTTTTCCCGGATGTCTTTTTCGCCAGATTTTCTGCTACCGTTATTTGAACACAAGCAGATAGCCAAAAAGACCCGGATGATCGACGATGACTGGTTCTCTGAGCGCGAGTATCAAAGAGTAAAAGCACACCTGACAGAGAAACTGCAAAAAGATTACCGAAAAGAGGCAGAAGCAGGCTGGAATATGGCCGATTATCAGATCCGGTTCGAAAAAGAGAAGATCAAGCGGGGAAACAGCGATCGCAGTGCCCTGTGGAAAATCACCGGCAAGTTGTATATTCAGCGTATTGTTGAGGGTGATTTATCCCGTTTGTATCTTCGGGTGATGTATGGGCTGGCTGAGTTTTATGGTGTCCCGATGCAGGAAGAAGATATGACTGGAGATTATTTAATTTGGGATAAACAATCACAAGATCCTAACGCGAAATACTACTGGATACCGGATTCATTGTTTAACCCTGTTACAAGCACTCACTTTCCTTTTGGAGAACTATGCCAACAAGCATTGCAACTAGCCAAACAAGGCGACATTCACTCTCTGCATCGCCTGTTAGAAGACAAGCAGATATCGGAGCAACTGATACAACTCAATCTGGTGCACCACTCATCTTCAACCGGCATCGCCAATCCACCGAACATCAAACATGGGCATTATGAACGTGAAGTATTTACCTGTAACAAAAATAATTAA
- a CDS encoding SixA phosphatase family protein, giving the protein MKNIKTIHLIRHAKSSWDDPTLADRDRPLNPRGICTSRMMARPVHDAGCHFEQVFCSPAVRAQSTIELIHQSLPEIKFRWKTEKALYTFESDDVLRWCRKLDDEMSDIVIVGHNPALTDFCHQLSGVDLNNIPTCGYVKLVSVSPCQWKKINKKTFDLAVFLKPKRLMRTAD; this is encoded by the coding sequence ATGAAAAACATCAAAACCATCCATTTAATCCGCCATGCCAAATCCAGCTGGGATGACCCGACGCTGGCAGATCGTGACCGGCCCCTGAACCCGCGGGGGATTTGCACCAGCCGGATGATGGCACGGCCTGTTCACGACGCCGGATGTCATTTTGAACAGGTATTTTGCAGCCCGGCAGTCAGAGCGCAGTCCACCATTGAACTGATTCATCAGTCATTGCCGGAGATTAAGTTCCGGTGGAAAACAGAAAAAGCGTTATATACCTTTGAAAGTGATGATGTGCTGCGCTGGTGCCGCAAGCTGGATGACGAAATGTCTGACATTGTGATTGTCGGCCATAACCCGGCACTAACAGATTTTTGCCACCAGCTCAGCGGAGTGGATCTGAATAATATTCCAACCTGTGGTTACGTAAAGCTGGTTTCTGTTTCCCCCTGCCAGTGGAAAAAAATCAACAAAAAGACGTTTGATCTTGCTGTGTTTTTAAAACCCAAACGTCTGATGAGAACAGCAGATTAA
- a CDS encoding DUF4123 domain-containing protein yields MSEAFNLWLAEPGASRYWLTGYLAFEQSQQHAATHETLQAALADADVLFSDQTFEQVMNMSPRLMRAETACQLPAEILTQGIGLESQTDYPAMLAHLQSLLMAALDGEEVLFRFYDPQVILPMLVTMSPGEVDLLLGNLNGITGWHEQQLVSYTRSHTTDFALRTETWWKIQPHHLKPVYKPEVHARSLERYWWEKIPATMNIPDDPYAMILQALERAQQLNYSDTQAELLALSTLAQATQTPADSLAEVFHFTAEERNTLYRINKENQA; encoded by the coding sequence ATGAGTGAAGCATTTAACCTCTGGCTGGCTGAACCCGGAGCATCGCGTTACTGGTTAACGGGGTATCTGGCATTTGAGCAGTCGCAGCAACACGCGGCAACCCATGAAACACTTCAGGCAGCACTGGCTGATGCTGATGTTTTATTCTCCGATCAGACTTTTGAACAAGTCATGAATATGTCACCAAGGCTGATGCGGGCTGAAACGGCCTGCCAGCTCCCGGCCGAAATTCTGACTCAGGGAATCGGGCTGGAAAGTCAGACAGATTATCCGGCGATGCTGGCACATTTACAAAGCCTGCTGATGGCCGCACTGGATGGTGAAGAGGTGTTGTTCCGCTTTTACGATCCGCAGGTCATTCTGCCGATGCTGGTAACCATGTCCCCCGGCGAAGTGGATTTACTGCTGGGAAACCTGAATGGCATCACCGGGTGGCATGAGCAACAACTGGTGAGTTACACACGCAGCCACACCACCGATTTCGCCCTCCGGACTGAGACCTGGTGGAAGATTCAGCCACATCATTTAAAACCGGTTTACAAACCTGAGGTTCATGCCCGTTCACTGGAGCGTTACTGGTGGGAGAAAATCCCCGCCACGATGAATATTCCGGATGACCCGTATGCCATGATTTTGCAGGCACTGGAACGGGCACAACAACTGAACTACAGCGACACACAGGCAGAACTGCTGGCATTAAGTACGCTGGCGCAGGCCACACAAACCCCGGCTGATTCGCTGGCTGAAGTGTTTCATTTCACGGCAGAAGAGCGCAATACGCTGTACAGAATCAACAAGGAGAATCAGGCATGA